The Actinocatenispora sera genome has a window encoding:
- a CDS encoding diacylglycerol/lipid kinase family protein, whose product MRALLVVNPNATTTTERSRDVLTRALRSEVDLEVGYTEGRGHAAQLARQAARGDVEVIVTLGGDGTVSEVVNGMLTDGPGPQVPALAVVPGGSTNVFARALGLPADWAEGTGVILEALREKRTRTIGLGRADDRWFTCSAGLGLDAATIQRVEQARTRGHTATKGLYVRSALLQYLTGTDRRTAPITLSRPDAEPQRHLSLAIVQNTAPWTYFGTHPVNPNPDAGFDTGLDVLALRGLPLAASLRVVQQTLSLRARPRGKRVVSLHDISEFTLSCLTPLAFQVDGDYLDERDEITFRSAPEALRVVC is encoded by the coding sequence ATGCGCGCACTGCTGGTGGTGAACCCGAACGCCACCACCACCACCGAGCGCAGCCGTGACGTGCTGACCCGGGCGCTGCGCAGCGAGGTCGACCTGGAGGTCGGCTACACCGAGGGCCGAGGCCACGCGGCCCAGCTGGCCCGGCAGGCGGCCCGCGGCGACGTCGAGGTGATCGTGACGCTCGGCGGCGACGGGACGGTCAGCGAGGTCGTCAACGGCATGTTGACCGACGGGCCGGGGCCGCAGGTGCCGGCGCTCGCGGTGGTACCGGGCGGATCGACGAACGTGTTCGCCCGCGCACTGGGACTACCGGCCGACTGGGCCGAGGGCACCGGCGTGATCCTGGAGGCGCTGCGGGAGAAGCGGACCCGGACGATCGGGCTCGGGCGGGCCGACGACCGCTGGTTCACCTGCTCGGCGGGGCTGGGGTTGGACGCCGCGACGATCCAGCGGGTGGAGCAGGCCCGCACCCGCGGGCACACCGCGACCAAGGGGCTGTACGTACGCTCCGCGTTGTTGCAGTACCTCACCGGCACCGATCGGCGCACCGCACCGATCACGCTGTCTCGGCCGGATGCGGAGCCGCAGCGGCACCTGTCGCTCGCGATCGTGCAGAACACCGCACCGTGGACGTATTTCGGTACGCACCCGGTGAATCCGAACCCGGACGCCGGCTTCGACACCGGGCTGGACGTGCTTGCGCTGCGTGGTCTTCCGCTGGCCGCATCGTTACGGGTGGTGCAGCAGACGCTGTCGTTGCGGGCCAGGCCACGGGGCAAACGGGTGGTCTCCCTGCACGATATCTCCGAATTCACGCTGAGTTGCCTGACACCCCTGGCGTTTCAGGTCGATGGTGATTACCTTGACGAGCGCGACGAAATCACGTTTCGCTCCGCACCGGAGGCTTTGCGCGTAGTCTGCTGA